Below is a genomic region from Candidatus Micrarchaeia archaeon.
CCTCGCCGTCCCCTTCGTCAGCAGGCTCTGCGGCTGGTTCCGCCTCTGCCGCCGGTTCGGGCTGGGCTGCGGGCTCTCCGCTGACCACTTCCGCGCTCGCAGAAGACCTGCCCATGGAAGTTATTTTGACTTTCACGGTCTGGCCCTGGCTCGCGCCCTTAACGAATATCACGAAGCCGTCCTTCTTTGCGATTCCGTCTCCTTTTGCGCCGGTGGCTTCAATGGTCACTTCAACCACGTCTCCGACCGCAACCGGCTTCGGCAGGTTGCTCTGGCCTCCGCCGCCGAATCTCCCACGGCCCCCTCTGAAGCCGCCCCTTCTTTCTCCGTATTCATCCATTCATTTCACCTGTACCTTGCTTTCTTTCCTGTCCGGCACTTTAAAATTAGTCAAACTTCGGTCTGACGTTGGTTTATTGCCGGAGCTGATGTGTATAATGCAGCGACCGGTTTAAATGTTTTCGCGTTTTCAGCTCTTTTACTGCAGTAACAACTTCGTTTTCGTTCCTCGAACCCACACATTCGTCTTTTTGGGATCAAATTTTCTGAGTCTACGTTGCTGCCGCCCGGCCTCCTCGAGTTCTTCTCTTCGTCTGGCTAGATTGGGCCCAGGAGAAAGAATATTGGAATTTTCTGAGGAAGCGTGCGCACGCTCAATTTCCCTGGCTGCGGACCTCGCGTCCCTACTGGACGGAACCTCTGCGCTTTCAATTATCCCGCTGATTGTATCGCAAAAACTCCAATTATGCGGGTGCTTAAACTGGGCATAATTGAGGATATCCTGCCCACCGCATTTTGCAGTCGTATCTGCTCCCATGCTCACGAGCAACCTGAACGTATATACGTCCATCTTATTCACCGCGACGAACAGAAGCGGAGTGCCCGAAGCGTCCGCCGTGTTAGGGCTGACCCCTCGCTCGAGCTGGAAGCGCGCTTCGGGTATGTTGCCGGCCCTGACCGCGCGCACAAGCTCCGATGCGCTCGGCCTCATGTTCTTCTCAAGCAGCTCCGCGATTGCTCTGGCGCCCACCTCCTTGGCGACATCTGAAGCGCTCAACCCTGCCGTGTTGCGCAGGTATGGATTCGCCCCCTTATCCAACAGCAATCTGACCGAAGCGATATTCTCTTCACCTGCAGCAAAGTGGAGGGCAGTGTTGTCTCCGCTGTCTTT
It encodes:
- a CDS encoding TRAM domain-containing protein, which translates into the protein MDEYGERRGGFRGGRGRFGGGGQSNLPKPVAVGDVVEVTIEATGAKGDGIAKKDGFVIFVKGASQGQTVKVKITSMGRSSASAEVVSGEPAAQPEPAAEAEPAAEPADEGDGEDIQQ
- a CDS encoding ankyrin repeat domain-containing protein → MQAVSACDATAVRRLLSSDRSIVNFKGYEGTTALMYAAMNRDSEPGALDILRMLLERGANQNTKDSGDNTALHFAAGEENIASVRLLLDKGANPYLRNTAGLSASDVAKEVGARAIAELLEKNMRPSASELVRAVRAGNIPEARFQLERGVSPNTADASGTPLLFVAVNKMDVYTFRLLVSMGADTTAKCGGQDILNYAQFKHPHNWSFCDTISGIIESAEVPSSRDARSAAREIERAHASSENSNILSPGPNLARRREELEEAGRQQRRLRKFDPKKTNVWVRGTKTKLLLQ